One genomic window of Terriglobia bacterium includes the following:
- the dnaN gene encoding DNA polymerase III subunit beta, giving the protein MEFTVERNLLLNELNLVQGVIEKKSTIPILSNILLEASGNGLGIAATDLDVSICCGCAAEVHAPGTLTVSARRLFDIVRLLPEESEIHCTLLENDWVKLKAGRSEYKVVGLPRENFPSIPQTPAAGIPLPGNDLRAMILRTMFAITQEESRYSLNGALLVLGPHEMRMVATDGHRLALVTKTVEIETGEAEIRALIPRKTLVEILRLIGDAELPVEFGRDENHIFFSVGGKKLISRVLAGQFPNYEMVVPRDNDKRIVAPSRTLAEGIRRAAVMSDEKLRAVRLAFSRGVAEITASSADAGEAHEQVEVEYEGAEISIGFNPQYLLDFLGACESDTINILVKDSETQGMLAPVGPTELDYRYVVMPMKF; this is encoded by the coding sequence ATGGAATTCACGGTTGAAAGAAATTTGCTGTTGAATGAGTTGAACCTCGTTCAGGGAGTGATCGAGAAAAAAAGCACGATTCCGATTCTCTCGAATATTTTGCTGGAAGCATCGGGAAACGGGCTCGGAATTGCCGCGACGGATCTGGATGTCAGCATCTGCTGCGGCTGTGCGGCGGAAGTGCATGCGCCCGGCACCCTGACGGTCTCGGCGCGGCGGCTTTTCGACATTGTGCGTCTGCTCCCTGAAGAATCCGAGATCCACTGCACTCTGCTCGAAAACGACTGGGTGAAATTGAAGGCGGGGAGGTCGGAGTACAAAGTGGTGGGCCTGCCTCGTGAAAACTTTCCATCCATACCGCAGACGCCGGCGGCAGGGATCCCTCTCCCGGGAAACGACCTGAGGGCCATGATCCTGCGCACCATGTTTGCGATCACCCAGGAAGAGTCCCGCTATTCGCTGAACGGCGCGCTTCTTGTTCTCGGCCCGCACGAGATGCGCATGGTAGCCACGGACGGCCACCGACTGGCATTGGTAACCAAGACGGTGGAGATCGAGACCGGCGAAGCTGAAATTCGTGCTCTGATCCCACGCAAGACCCTGGTGGAAATCCTCAGGCTCATCGGGGACGCGGAGTTGCCGGTCGAGTTCGGGAGGGATGAGAATCACATCTTTTTCTCCGTCGGGGGCAAAAAGCTGATCTCCAGGGTTCTCGCCGGCCAGTTTCCAAACTACGAAATGGTGGTTCCGCGCGACAACGACAAGCGTATTGTCGCGCCCAGCCGCACGCTCGCGGAAGGGATCCGCAGAGCGGCGGTGATGTCCGACGAAAAGCTGCGCGCCGTGCGGCTCGCCTTCAGCCGGGGTGTGGCCGAGATCACCGCCAGCAGCGCCGATGCCGGAGAGGCTCACGAACAGGTCGAGGTCGAGTACGAAGGCGCCGAAATCAGCATCGGATTCAATCCCCAGTACCTGCTGGACTTCCTGGGCGCCTGCGAATCGGATACCATAAACATCCTGGTCAAGGATTCCGAGACGCAGGGAATGCTCGCACCGGTGGGCCCGACGGAATTGGATTACCGTTATGTCGTCATGCCCATGAAGTTTTAA
- a CDS encoding DNA replication/repair protein RecF, translating into MQVLNLRLYQYRNFDLQEIEFCPGTNLLYGQNGQGKTNLLEAIYLLGYGRSFRTATPRDCIQHGRQECRLEGKIQHGTTTRDLGISISLAEEKQLLLYRKPVGWTEFIGNLHTLAFTQEHMKVVRGGPVERRAFLDRAMITAYPGHMQRLAAYNRALRQRNHLLGTMRKSAGKTERELLESWDEKLAREGSRILWNRRRYIEEMSRELVNPLCRTESLEIRYSSIAAATDAGAEEIEGYFRQSLRKARSIDESKGFTTVGPHRDDLMLMLDGKPLADFGSAGQQRSCLLALYFVQMEIHRRICGFYPVFLMDDVEAELDNERLQAFLDHLSRRTQTFLTTAKEQVLPRLDAYACRLRVHAGKVDPDNS; encoded by the coding sequence GTGCAGGTACTCAATCTCCGCCTCTATCAGTACCGCAACTTCGACCTGCAGGAGATTGAGTTTTGCCCTGGCACGAACCTCCTGTACGGACAGAACGGGCAGGGCAAGACAAACCTCCTCGAGGCGATCTACCTGCTTGGTTACGGCAGGAGTTTCCGAACCGCGACCCCGAGAGACTGCATCCAGCACGGCCGGCAGGAATGCCGTCTGGAAGGAAAAATCCAACACGGTACCACGACGCGGGATCTGGGGATCTCGATCTCCCTGGCGGAAGAAAAGCAGCTGCTGCTCTACCGCAAGCCGGTGGGATGGACTGAATTCATCGGCAACCTCCACACCCTGGCCTTTACCCAGGAACACATGAAGGTGGTTCGCGGCGGGCCCGTCGAGCGACGGGCGTTTCTTGATCGCGCCATGATCACTGCGTACCCCGGGCACATGCAGCGCCTGGCAGCTTACAACAGAGCGCTGCGGCAGAGGAATCATCTCCTTGGGACCATGCGGAAGAGCGCCGGAAAAACGGAGCGTGAGTTGCTCGAGAGCTGGGACGAAAAGCTGGCCCGGGAGGGGAGCCGGATTCTCTGGAACCGGCGCCGCTACATCGAGGAAATGAGCAGGGAACTCGTAAATCCGCTTTGCCGCACGGAATCGCTCGAAATCAGATATTCATCGATCGCCGCAGCGACCGACGCCGGCGCAGAGGAGATCGAGGGCTACTTCCGGCAGAGCCTCAGGAAGGCTAGGAGCATCGACGAGAGCAAAGGTTTTACCACCGTCGGCCCTCACCGGGACGACCTGATGCTCATGCTGGATGGAAAACCTCTGGCCGACTTCGGCTCCGCGGGACAACAGCGCAGTTGCCTGCTGGCGCTCTATTTCGTTCAAATGGAGATTCACCGCAGGATTTGCGGATTCTATCCTGTCTTCCTCATGGACGACGTGGAAGCCGAATTGGACAACGAACGACTGCAGGCGTTTCTGGATCACTTATCCCGGCGCACCCAGACTTTCCTGACGACGGCAAAGGAGCAGGTCCTTCCGCGCCTCGACGCTTACGCCTGCCGCTTGCGTGTGCACGCAGGCAAAGTCGACCCCGACAATTCCTGA